From Flavobacteriales bacterium, the proteins below share one genomic window:
- a CDS encoding GLPGLI family protein produces the protein MSSKYLFLIIALFPLVGMAQQNEGHIIYKETLDFDAEGRAKRIRERMGDVEGADAIIERMKEMAKSSKIMYFTSTESMYNDYVDPSEPKGLDGASGATGGRMFMKPKMDVYENIAEGTAVNQQDFMGKLFLIHQDMKSMKWKMTAESDTIAGYLCHKATTMKDTLHVEAWFTSAIPVSGGPVGFGQLPGMILKLDVEGKVTVEAQEVVFGKVEDGKITVPTKGKEVTEAEFREIVQEKMKEMREMYGGQRGGMRMMTH, from the coding sequence ATGAGTTCCAAGTACCTTTTTCTCATCATTGCCCTGTTTCCATTGGTCGGAATGGCACAACAAAACGAAGGGCATATCATCTATAAAGAAACCCTGGACTTTGATGCGGAAGGCCGCGCCAAACGCATCCGCGAACGCATGGGTGATGTGGAAGGCGCCGACGCCATCATCGAACGTATGAAGGAAATGGCCAAATCAAGCAAGATCATGTACTTCACCTCCACCGAATCCATGTATAATGACTATGTGGATCCTTCCGAACCCAAAGGACTGGACGGCGCCAGCGGAGCAACCGGAGGCAGGATGTTCATGAAGCCGAAAATGGATGTCTACGAAAATATCGCCGAAGGAACCGCCGTCAACCAGCAGGACTTCATGGGCAAACTCTTCCTCATCCACCAGGATATGAAATCCATGAAATGGAAGATGACCGCAGAGTCCGATACCATCGCCGGTTACCTCTGTCACAAAGCCACCACCATGAAAGACACCCTGCACGTGGAAGCATGGTTCACCAGCGCCATCCCGGTTTCCGGTGGACCGGTCGGCTTCGGACAACTCCCCGGCATGATCCTGAAACTGGATGTGGAAGGCAAGGTAACCGTGGAAGCACAGGAGGTGGTTTTCGGAAAAGTGGAAGATGGCAAGATCACCGTTCCTACCAAAGGCAAGGAAGTGACCGAGGCAGAATTCCGGGAGATTGTCCAGGAGAA